The genomic region CTCTGCTTTACTAAGGCTTTCATAACCGCTTGCAGATATTTTATCTAGAATAGTGTCTATTTTCACTTGCTGTGTTGACTTCTCTTTAGAAGTACTTGTAGCAGATTTTTTATTGCGATAAACCGTTTTCATCTTGGCCTTTTTCTCCTTTTTAGGTGATGCTTTAAAAAAGGCCATAAAAGAATCTCCTAGTGAAGTTAGCCCTTTAAGAATATCTGTTCCTTCACGCATTTTAATTGCTGCATAAAAACCTATTGCGATACCACCTAAATGCGCTAGGTTACCACCAACATTATCACGTGCAAAAATACCAGCTATAGTCATTACCAATAAGAAGTATCCTATATACTTAAGTTTAAGGTTAAAGAAAATCAATCGCACCTCTGTATCTGGCTGATATGAGCATACAAATAAGGCTACTGCATAAACACCAGCACTTGCTCCTACTAATCCAGCTGAATTTACATAGGTAGAAAACAAGCTTTCACCTAATAAA from Nonlabens arenilitoris harbors:
- a CDS encoding rhomboid family protein — translated: MDFIDNLKSKYAQQSALGQLIVVIVTFTLLSWLLQYLYQPSYYWFRLPPGLWETLLQPWSILTYAFLHSGIFHLFWNMLILFSFGQMMLNFFNSRQLITLFFAGVLSGAAFYLLGESLFSTYVNSAGLVGASAGVYAVALFVCSYQPDTEVRLIFFNLKLKYIGYFLLVMTIAGIFARDNVGGNLAHLGGIAIGFYAAIKMREGTDILKGLTSLGDSFMAFFKASPKKEKKAKMKTVYRNKKSATSTSKEKSTQQVKIDTILDKISASGYESLSKAEKDFLFKAGKD